GAATGGCATATTTGAGAAGTTTCCTATCAGGAAGCATCACTTTCTTTTCCTTGATTGATGCAAAAATTAATACCAGAATACCAGCTAGTGTAAAGCGGATTCCGGCAAAGACAATCTGGCTTGCAGTGTCTGAAGAATCGACTTGCAAGATGTGATACCCTGTTTTAATCACGGGGATTGCACTTCCCCACAGGATACAGCATACACAAGCAAGAAGTGCTACAATACCAGTTTGAGTCAATTTGTTTTGTTTTTGTGACATTTTCGTATTTCTCTTTTCATTTAAATTTCGTTATTTCGATTCTTTTTTTGATAAATTTTGATATTTGATATTCTTTGCATAACGTTCATAAACAACATTATCATAAATATAAGACAAATGAAAGAGGGAGTGCCAAACAGTGACGGAACCACTAGGGACGGGGACGGAATGAACCACTAGGGACGGGGACAATAACATTTAGTTAAGCTTTTTTCAATTAATAGTTGACAAAATCGTAAAAATGTGCGGCACCTTACTGATTATTATAATCAGTAAGGTGCCCTTTGAAGTTAGATATATTTTTACTTCAAGGAGGTACCACACATGTACATGACACCAGCAACTATTCGAAAACGTTTCTTCTCTGTTCTTGAAACAGCAGAGAAAAATATTCATTTGTATGTTAATACTCCAGGTTCAGATATGACCAGACACAGACTCTGTCCTTTTTCTGACACGGTAAAATCTACTCTCTGCCTCACCATGAATAGGACAAATACAGAATTATTTAACTTTTTTATGTCCCAAAACAAGAAAGTTCCATCTAAATCAGCTTTCACACAACAGCGAAAAAAACTAATTGCTGATTTTTTCCCGTATCTTTTAAAATCTTTTAATGAAAAAATTCCTTTTACCAAAACGTATAAAGGGTTTCATCTTGTTGCAGTAGATGGTTCTGATATTAATCTTCCTACTAATAAAAATGATTTTGAATATCGTATAAAACAGGCTCGAAGTGACAATGTGTTTTTTCAGATGCATTTGAACACTTTGTTTGATATCTGTGAAAACAGGTATATTACTGCTGTTACCCAACCACGCCCTAAAATGAATGAAACACAGGCTTTCTGTCATATGGTCGATCACTGTAATCTGCCAGAAAATACGATACTTATCGCAGATAGAGGATATGCCTCGCTAAACACAATGGCTCATTTAATTGAAAAAAAGAAATTTTTTCTCATTCGCTGGAAATCTCCGTCTGCACCATCTGCTTTTCTGAAAGATATTTTGCCAGCTGAAACAGAATCAGATAGAGAGATTGTTTTGGACGTAACAAGATCGAAAAAAAACAAGCATCTTTGTCATGGGGATAAAATGAAAATAGTAAAAAATAAAAGAACCTTCGAGCCGATTCCGATTGATGATAAGAAAAGTGTATATACCATGAAAATTCGATGCACCTGTATACAACTTGAAAATGGAAACTACGAATATTTGATTTCTAATTTACCATTAAAAAATTTTTCTGCACTGGATCTACGAGAACTTTACTGGAAAAGATGGTCTATTGAAACTTCTTTCCGACGCTTAAAATATGCGCTTTCACTAGTGTATTTACATTCGGTTAATCGGGAACTGATTATTCAAGAAGTATATGCAAAACTTATTATGTATAACTTTGCCTCACTTCTTCACACCTTTGCTACAGAAGAAAAAAAGAAAGAGCAAGGAAAGAAAAAAAGGAAATATGAATACAAAATATCCTTTGAAGATGTTCTTCCTATTGCACGAAGATTCATAAAACATCGAATGACGAATGATATAGTAAAAGCTCTAATGCTACGACATCAAACAGCTATTAGGGTGAAACAACAGACCGCTCGACAGGTCAGATCACAAACTGTAAAGCCGTTAAACAATAGAGCTTAACACAAGATATATTATATTGTATTAATCAGGCAGAAGCAAGGCTCTGCCTGATTATGGTGCAAAAAAATATTTTCTTATAAAAATCATCTACTTTTATGATAATAATACTTTTTAAAAGCTTAGGGAAGAGAACTTCAATAGGTTCATACTATGATGAAAAAAGCTTAACTAAATGTTATTGGGACGGGGATGAATGGCTCTTTTGCTCGCAAAAGAGCCGTTCATCCCCGTCCCCAAGTGGTTCACGTCCCCAAGTGGTTCATTCATCCCCGTCCCTAGTGGTCAAACCCCAATACCTGCATATCCTCAGGTAGTGGCGCAATAAAGTCCATATGCTCCCCAGTAATCGGATGAGTAAACTGCATA
This Ruminococcus hominis DNA region includes the following protein-coding sequences:
- a CDS encoding IS4 family transposase, with protein sequence MYMTPATIRKRFFSVLETAEKNIHLYVNTPGSDMTRHRLCPFSDTVKSTLCLTMNRTNTELFNFFMSQNKKVPSKSAFTQQRKKLIADFFPYLLKSFNEKIPFTKTYKGFHLVAVDGSDINLPTNKNDFEYRIKQARSDNVFFQMHLNTLFDICENRYITAVTQPRPKMNETQAFCHMVDHCNLPENTILIADRGYASLNTMAHLIEKKKFFLIRWKSPSAPSAFLKDILPAETESDREIVLDVTRSKKNKHLCHGDKMKIVKNKRTFEPIPIDDKKSVYTMKIRCTCIQLENGNYEYLISNLPLKNFSALDLRELYWKRWSIETSFRRLKYALSLVYLHSVNRELIIQEVYAKLIMYNFASLLHTFATEEKKKEQGKKKRKYEYKISFEDVLPIARRFIKHRMTNDIVKALMLRHQTAIRVKQQTARQVRSQTVKPLNNRA